Below is a genomic region from Primulina eburnea isolate SZY01 chromosome 9, ASM2296580v1, whole genome shotgun sequence.
TTGGCTTGATCTACACCTTTCAATTTTCATCATTATAattattcataaaaataaatataccaTTGAAATTAATATCGATGGACAAATTTTTGGACTTAAGATATTTGAGCTTATGgacaatattatataattaacatATAATTCATGCACGCACCGAAATAAAATTTACTCATTAATAATTTAATCATTTATTTAGAGGGAGTGAATAAATAATCTTAATAAATTCTGAGAAATACTACGGTTGAGCTTAGACTGAAATTGACTTCTCGTCAGTTTAGGTATCAATAAGTTAGCAATTAGGTACTCCACGAAAAGAAGCTTAGTGACACGATTTGAATACAAAAATTGCAACGCCCTAGATTCGGTGGCATTCCCcattgtaccaagacgagtctttccagcgtccTTATGCATTCACTCATACGCACCCTATGAAACTTTTCAGGGGGCCACTCATCCCAAAAttgtcccaagtcaagcacgcttaaatttgaagttcttatgtgattAGCTCCCGAAAAGAatatgcaccttcttgatatgagtagtacacaTCAAATCTTTTAATCTCTCCTCAACTACACAGTCTCATACCTAAACAGTTTtttggaatccctctccttccggtgtaagatcggttcGTTCATGTTCCATTCGCCTAGAAGCCTGTCAGGAGGCGTTCATTCTCCGtacaacctcatggcaccgtcGATAATCCCCTGCCCTCTTTGGCCCCGGGCCttacatgcccaccagcttccactTGGTTTGTCCccaaaccacaccgtactatgagaggtcggctctgataccaactgtaacgccccagatttgacgactttCCCCAATGTACCAAGACGAGtttttccagcgtgcttatgtcctcactcacacgcaccctataAAACTTGGGTCACCCATCACAGAATTGCTCTAAGTCAAGcatgcttaactttggagttcttacgTGATGAGTttccgaaaagaagatgcacattcttgatatgagtaatacatatcaaatcttttaagcactCCTCAACTGCACAATCTCATACTTAGACAGTTTTTGAAATCACTCTCCTTCAGGTGTAAGATCGGTTCGTTCATTTTCCTTTCGCCTAGAAGCATGCCATGAGCCATTCATTGTTTGTGCAACCTCATGACACCGACGATCATCCCCTGCTTTCGTTGGCCCTATACCTCACAAAAATGACTTAAGTAATGATCAGTTTGGATATGAAACGAAAGACAATCAGTTTGGTTATGAAATGAAAGCTAAAAGCAGCGTAGCTGAAATGTGAATTgcacaactttttttttttttttttatgttggaAGACTtaaataactcctacgtcactcaTTTTTTCTCAttgaatgatttttattagaagACTTTGGAATTACAAAACTCTGTAACAACTTAATTCAGTAAATCTTACCACTGCCTAACTAGAATATTTCACTGAATTAAGAAAACTTGATCAATAAACTTTTACAGTAAGATTACAAGTATTGTATAATGAAAACTCTATGTACAAAAGTTCTTTGATGGTCTTATGTAAACTCTTAAGTGTGTaacttttgaaaattttaatcgATTTGGCTCTTAATAGCTTGAGAGTAATAGATAATTTTGAATGTTGATAAAGTTGTTGACTGATTGCTTATTTCTTATATTTACTGTCTTCGATCCAACAGTCGatcaaataaaatcttattATCGTTCCAAATACGGTAGTTGTTGTTCAGGTCATTTTCCATGTCATCGTCTTTTCTTAAAATATTACAATACGGATATTAATCGCAGAATTTTGACATTTACACACAATCAGAGGTGGTATCAGTACGAAAAACTTTATCCAAAAAATCAGTTGGATTTTTAATAAACCGATAGTTTCAGGGAATATCTTTTGTTTAGTTCGACTTATTCAGTTGAGTAGGGTCATCAATTGGCTTGAGTAAAATTTGTTCTAACGAGTGGATTTCGACAATTAATTTTCTATTTAATAAGGTCTTTGTTCGTACATATCAGTTTCGTAATATTCCATTCGGTTGGGTGGTTTGTCGATCATCCGAAACAATTGATGTAACACCATCAATCATACTTTAATTGAACAAACGAATTCATCGAACAAAAGAAAAAGTTAAATAGACTTTTAAGTGATTAATTACATGATATACTTTTCGACAAACAAAAGCAAGAAACATAGGTATCTCCAAAATGTTTTGTCAACACCAATTTTACCAAGGAAAAACATTGGTATCATCGGCTTTAAGTAACCAAACACCTTTTCATCCACCATGTGAATGCCGGTGGATGATCAACAGCTCGTGACGAGTAGTCACCTATGGTTTAGACGTCCTGGTTGGCTCGGTATCGAATTCTCTACATCTATACCCAGCAGTGCATCGAAGTGGTTAAATAAGGCATCGCGCGCGCGAGTGTGGTATTTCAAGGATCGTGCAAGCTCGCGTCTAGGCTGCAATGCAACTCTAGAttgcttgatgatattgatccTTGCATTTTTACCCTCTATAGGAAGATTCTGGCTTATGTGCTCCTAAGTAAAATAGCAAGGTGATCCTTCGAAATTCTGTAGGTGGAAAAACGAAAGCAGAACTcctaaaagcaaaaaaaaaagggaaaaaaaaagtGGTGATGTCTTGTATTCAACCTTTCAATCCCCATTATGGTAAAAGACATACATGGGGAAAAAGTAGATGATCAtcatcagaaaaaaaaaaaaaaacaaacaaaccacAAAAGCAACAAATTCAGACAAGAAAAGAAAGAGGAGTCAACATTTGTCTAATGACATAGTTGAACGTTTAGGCCACTCAGCTTGAACCAATATGTAGGAGAAAGCATTTTGCCTCCATTCCACCCCTTCTTCTCAGTGGAAAGATGCATTTTTCAAAGTACAATTTCATGCACTCAACAACTTTGAATACTCACCACAAACCGTAGAAGATTTTTCTTAATGCATACAAGAAATACACGCTAGACTCACTCAAGCTCAGCTCAATAAAGCTCACATGTATGTGCAGCTCGTGTCCGGCTCGTAAAATTTTTCGAGCTTTGGATTGAGCTTGGGCCGCCCGAATAGGATTGAGCTTTAAATGAGATGAGCCTATACAAGCCTAATCTTAACTCATATATTAATCGAAGTAAATATTCAAACTCGAGGTCGATCCGACTCATACTTATATTAATTTTGTTGAGTCATGCATGATGATCTGGGGTTTGCCCAACTCAATTTTCAGCCTAATGTGCTAGTAAGACATTCCTTTCTGTATCTGACAAAAAAATCCCAATACTGAAATATGACTAAAATAAAAAGTACAAATTTTTTGTCCTAATTTAAGTCCACAAAAGTGGCGATCGATGGAATCACCGATATTTCCCTTTAAGATTGCCACTTTCAGAAGACTATTTCCAATATATTGTGGTGTACAATTTTACTCTGGCCAACCTTGTATTAACACCACTTTTAGATTGACCTCTCAATCCACTATCCCTAGTATTCCCCAATTCAATCATTGCACGCCCCATGAGGCCATGATAAAATCCGTCTCACTTATGTAAGCATTTACTTGAAATAAATCTTGAAGATTATCCATATGTCatccaatatttcaaaatttaagtAATATCTATAAACACTTCCATATGAAAAGAGCAGTCTTTTTGTGATGAAGAGGACATATGTGTATTTTCATGTGAATCGATCAGTACattgcatcacatgaataatgACGTGTCCTCTCGATATCCATTGGATCAATCCTCGGGGTATTTGACATGTCGGGTGGAACTGACCCTAATAACATCCATGATAATCATGCATGCATGAAAGAAATATATACATGGACAACATAATGTATGGACTAGTCCATCATGTTAAATTAATGCATTGTAGAAAAGCTAGTTAGGTCTAAGTTTTACTCTTAACATGTTATCAGAGCTCAAGTTTCATCGTCATATGTTGGACTGTCCAAAATCAACTTCGACTTTTTTTTTGTCTTTGAACCAACTAATtgaatctttcaaatatgtatgAAATGAAGTATTTACATtcttttttatagaattttattttagataatttattatatttatttaatatttaatttaagaaACTTCACCCATCTATTTTAGTTGAGGCACACGTTTGACCCACAATTAGGTCATTTGTGAACTTCATGCTGCAGATGTTCATTCTGCAGATGTTCATTCTTAGACGTGAGGGAGTGTGTtagttgtcccacatcggttggataaaatatctgagagttgtatatataaaTAAGGACAATCCTTCCCTCAgagctagcttttgaggttGAGTTAGGTTCAAACACTAAGCGAAATTTCAATTGGCATCAGTATCCCATGGTCTCATCGAACTCTACTGCACAATAAATCGATAGAATGGGGTATTCCACACTATAAATTACCAGAAGTTCCTTCGCCTTCTAACACCAACACTTCTTCTCACTTGCATTTTCCATTCTCATATTACTTACAGATATACATTGGTAATACTAAAGAAATGCAACCGGGTGAAGACAGCGAGCTCCACTATATATTTCCTTCAAATTTGATTGCCTTCCCTACCCATTTTGCTACGACTAGTAACAGATTTCCGGACCCTTTATTTCAAGTATGCATTAATCCAAAAGTTCGTGAATTTAATCCTCAAACAACATGTTTGAGCAACAATACAACTTCTGATGAAGCAGATGAGCAACAATGCAGCGTCATAGATGAGAGGAAGCAAAGAAGAAAGATTTCTAACCGAGAATCTGCAAGAAGATCGCGTATGAGGAAGCAGAAGCACTTGGATGAGCTCTGGTCCCAAGTCATTTGGCTGCGGGGTGAGAATAATCAACTCGTCGACAAGTTGAACCATGTGTCGGAGGATCATGGACGAGTAGTTCAAGAGAATgctcaactgaaagaagaaaCTTCCGAGCTTCGTCAGATGATTGCTAATATGCAGCTCAATAGTCCTTATCCCAGTATGATTAGAGAATtccaagatattctctgcaaATGACAAAATAGAAGTCTACAAGTATTATCAACTATTTTCTTTTCTCAGGTTCTCTGAATTTTCCTGGAGAGAAGGCTGTGATTCTGTGTTTTGTTTTCGTTTTTTTTCACAAATTTAAAGTCTTGTTAGACTTTGGTGTTCACTACAAGAATAGAGTTGCATTATATCGAAATCTTGATATGTTGTCGTAAATAAGTTTCTGGGTATCTGCCCTGCCATGGATGCACAAAAAAGCAACCAGTACAAGCAAGTCTTAGAATGAAACAAAACATTTCTACCAATTGAAAACATTAGTCTTTCCAGGTGAATTAATACATTTACAGGACTCGAAGCAACTTAAGAATACCTTCTCTAATTGCGCTTTATAGTTTAAGCATTAAGGATCCATCCGAATACCCGGTACACTAGTTTGGCCTTTAGCAAGCAGGGGGAATCTCGAatgctcaaaataaaaatgCCACATAAAGTCCgactcattttaaaaaaaaaacatgtccTGTTCCAACATATCTTTTAAGGACATTATCGGTGCGGCTCAAATGAGAGTATCTAAAGTATACTCGAATTAAAGCCGGATAATATCATCCGCGGCATGTGCATGTTGTGCCAGGTCCAGGACTCTTTGCTTTGAACATTCTTGAAATATATTCTCCTGTCCATATTGAAAATTTTACAAATATGGATAGGACTTTGAGCTCAACCAGCTTTAGATACTAGCAAGACTTCCAAGAGATTGGTGTTTGCGTTGATTCTATCTCTCTTTGTCTCTTTATAAATCAGTATGATTGATACTTAATCATCTGTGAAATTTTACAGATTTTAGCATCTTTTACGCTGCTGGGTTGGGATCCCTTTGATTTCTTCGGCCAACCAAATCAAGGTTTGGTTCGGGTTTTGGAGTTTCTTGGTGTCAATTGTGATTTGGAATGGGGAAGCTGCGATCTTGCTGAATTTATTTGAGTCATACTGAGAATTCTGCTAACTTTGAGTTTGAGTATAGTCCGTGGAAATATTACAGTTGAAGACTTGTATGTATCTTTTTTATGACGTGCTAAGCTGGGATCACATTAGGACCTAGCTCACTTTTTGAAGATTATTGTATAATAATTACAAAATACTTAATTGGAACACATTATTTTAATAGAACAAACAACCAAATAACTTAGGTTTGGGGAAATTGTCCCGGATTTCGAACAGAGGTTGAATCGGTAGAGCAATCTTCTCGGACCAGATCAAGACGACCCTGATCTTGGTAGCATTCTAGTCGACGACAAGTTTGCAAACGAAATGATCCGACACCAGTCTGCTTGGAGAAGTGTTTTACACCTCACAACGAACACGGGCATCACCCCTGGTATGTCTGCTAGTCTTGCTTATTTCGACAGTTGCAGGAGGAAAGCTTGCCTGCGAACTCGGTTCAAGCCCAGAGTCTATCTTTCTTGTTTCGGGCCGATATTTTCTGTATGAAACTCAAATCTTCTCTTGTTTATGGAGCGCCTAGCCTACGATGCATGActaaaattaacaaaatttaaatttatatccCGTGAAAGACCTCAAAACATCACAACTTCACCATTCGAATATCATAATCACATTTATCAAAAAATATGATCATCGTGTGTTATTCCCGAATTTATTTCTATCAAAATCTAAGCATGCTTAAAA
It encodes:
- the LOC140840526 gene encoding basic leucine zipper 43-like; protein product: MQPGEDSELHYIFPSNLIAFPTHFATTSNRFPDPLFQVCINPKVREFNPQTTCLSNNTTSDEADEQQCSVIDERKQRRKISNRESARRSRMRKQKHLDELWSQVIWLRGENNQLVDKLNHVSEDHGRVVQENAQLKEETSELRQMIANMQLNSPYPSMIREFQDILCK